The following proteins are encoded in a genomic region of Reichenbachiella sp.:
- a CDS encoding FkbM family methyltransferase: MQVVNQLLFKQCYSQSISKFKQLYPKLDTPIIFDLGAYIGISCLYFKTIFPLAEVFCLEPDAENYELLRKNIQTNQLTQVSYTEAAVWGKNTRVVKDQIFRDGKEWSTSFLEREFGSIRAFDMPTLMQSKQIDTIDFLKMDIEGAEQMLLGDLEKANSFLPKVRFIAFELHREFLSEGDIQPIFDYLGFDLVLGKDVSYAWNKNYLSQATSKTHSPSF, translated from the coding sequence TTGCAAGTCGTAAACCAACTCTTATTTAAACAATGTTATAGCCAGAGCATTTCAAAGTTCAAACAGCTTTACCCTAAACTCGACACACCAATTATTTTTGATCTGGGCGCTTATATTGGCATAAGCTGTCTTTATTTCAAAACAATTTTTCCATTAGCGGAAGTATTCTGTCTTGAGCCTGACGCTGAAAACTACGAGTTACTTAGAAAAAACATTCAAACCAATCAGCTAACTCAAGTCTCATACACCGAGGCCGCCGTTTGGGGCAAAAACACAAGAGTGGTCAAGGATCAAATTTTTAGAGATGGTAAAGAGTGGTCCACCTCCTTTTTGGAAAGGGAGTTCGGGTCAATCAGAGCATTTGATATGCCTACACTTATGCAGAGTAAACAAATAGATACTATTGATTTTTTAAAAATGGACATTGAGGGGGCGGAGCAAATGCTGCTTGGTGATCTCGAAAAGGCCAACTCATTCCTCCCAAAAGTAAGATTCATAGCATTTGAATTGCACCGCGAGTTTTTGAGTGAAGGAGACATACAACCCATTTTCGATTATTTGGGTTTTGACCTTGTGCTTGGAAAAGATGTCTCATACGCTTGGAACAAAAACTATCTTTCTCAGGCTACTTCAAAAACTCACTCACCTTCTTTTTGA
- a CDS encoding TerB family tellurite resistance protein yields the protein MVKEQLKALAQLANSDGEIDERELRLIFRIGEAHGMDREGIQQIIDNPGQLGDLKALDDDDKFEFLYSIIQLMKIDDEIYNEEVLYCQKIAMKLGYGLGAVMEMYPHVHKNVVIREEKLRLKKKVSEFLK from the coding sequence ATGGTAAAGGAACAACTCAAAGCGCTGGCTCAACTGGCCAATAGTGATGGAGAAATAGATGAGCGAGAGCTTAGATTGATTTTCCGAATAGGAGAGGCCCATGGAATGGACCGTGAAGGAATCCAACAAATCATTGACAACCCTGGTCAACTAGGAGATCTGAAAGCCTTGGATGATGATGATAAATTCGAATTTCTCTACAGCATCATTCAGCTAATGAAAATTGATGACGAAATCTACAATGAGGAGGTTTTGTACTGCCAAAAAATTGCCATGAAATTAGGATACGGACTAGGCGCAGTGATGGAAATGTACCCACACGTACACAAGAACGTAGTCATCCGCGAAGAAAAACTCCGACTCAAAAAGAAGGTGAGTGAGTTTTTGAAGTAG